One part of the Halobacteria archaeon AArc-dxtr1 genome encodes these proteins:
- a CDS encoding peptidylprolyl isomerase gives MGDLTATLHTSKGDIDVELYDERAPRTVGNFVGLATGEREWTDPESGDRITDEPLYDDVLFHRIIDGFMIQGGDPTGTGRGGPGYQFDDEFHDELRHDEAGVLSMANSGPNTNGSQFFITLDATPHLDGKHAVFGKVIDGMDVVQNIGSVETDARDKPVNDVLLESVTVHDE, from the coding sequence ATGGGAGACCTTACAGCGACCCTGCACACGAGCAAGGGCGATATCGACGTCGAACTCTACGACGAGCGCGCGCCACGGACGGTCGGTAACTTCGTCGGCCTCGCCACCGGCGAGCGCGAGTGGACCGATCCCGAAAGCGGCGACCGGATCACCGACGAACCGCTGTACGACGACGTGCTCTTCCACCGTATCATTGATGGCTTCATGATCCAGGGCGGGGACCCGACGGGGACCGGTCGGGGCGGCCCCGGCTACCAGTTCGACGACGAGTTCCACGACGAGTTGCGCCACGACGAGGCGGGCGTGCTCTCGATGGCGAACTCGGGACCGAACACGAACGGCTCGCAGTTTTTCATCACCCTCGACGCTACGCCCCACCTAGACGGCAAACACGCCGTCTTCGGGAAGGTAATCGACGGGATGGACGTCGTCCAGAATATCGGCAGCGTCGAGACAGACGCGCGTGATAAGCCGGTCAACGACGTGCTGTTAGAGTCCGTCACCGTCCACGACGAGTAG
- a CDS encoding oxidoreductase, whose protein sequence is MGWTADDVPDLHGQTILVTGANSGIGREATRELARNGATVIMACRDVGRGEDAARDVREDVSGADLRVEECDLASLASVRDLATRLAEAGTELDCLVNNAGTMAIPRSETEDGFETQFGVNHLGHFALTGLVLELLTPDARVVTVSSAMHERGEIDFDDLHSRQQYDPWDAYAQSKLANVLFAYELERRFRTAGQDRLSVAVHPGYADTRLQFRGVDDRARLAALGRGVRWLANSLLAQSAERGALPTLYAATNADAEGGAYYGPDGLLSMRGQPERQASSDRSYDREAARRLWKISSEQTGVTYDLPRPAVEAA, encoded by the coding sequence ATGGGCTGGACAGCTGACGACGTCCCCGACCTGCATGGGCAGACGATTCTCGTCACCGGCGCGAACAGCGGTATTGGTCGCGAGGCGACCCGCGAACTCGCACGAAACGGGGCGACGGTGATCATGGCCTGTCGAGACGTCGGTCGCGGCGAGGACGCGGCGCGAGACGTTCGCGAGGACGTCTCCGGCGCCGACCTCCGCGTCGAGGAGTGCGATCTCGCGAGCCTTGCCTCCGTCCGCGACCTCGCCACCCGCCTCGCGGAGGCGGGGACGGAACTCGACTGTCTGGTGAACAACGCCGGAACGATGGCGATCCCGCGCTCGGAGACCGAAGACGGCTTCGAGACGCAGTTCGGGGTCAACCATCTCGGTCACTTCGCGCTCACCGGACTGGTCCTCGAACTCCTCACCCCCGACGCGCGGGTCGTCACCGTCTCGAGCGCGATGCACGAGCGCGGCGAGATCGACTTCGACGACCTCCATAGCCGCCAGCAGTACGATCCGTGGGACGCCTACGCCCAATCGAAGCTCGCGAACGTCCTGTTCGCCTACGAGCTTGAGCGCCGGTTCCGCACCGCTGGACAGGATCGACTGAGCGTCGCGGTCCACCCGGGCTACGCTGATACGCGGCTCCAATTCCGCGGTGTCGACGACCGTGCGCGCCTGGCCGCGCTCGGACGAGGCGTTCGGTGGCTCGCTAACTCACTGCTCGCGCAGTCCGCCGAACGGGGCGCGTTGCCGACGTTGTACGCGGCGACCAACGCGGACGCCGAGGGCGGGGCGTACTACGGTCCCGACGGGCTGCTTTCCATGCGCGGTCAGCCGGAACGACAGGCCTCCTCGGACCGGTCGTACGACAGGGAGGCCGCCCGTCGCCTCTGGAAGATCTCGAGTGAGCAGACCGGGGTCACGTACGACCTCCCCCGACCTGCCGTCGAGGCGGCGTGA
- a CDS encoding ferredoxin, with product MSDEIQQPSDVGSDDAPPVAEKPYKIIFEANKCFGAGKCAEVSDNWTMSIDSGLAKPTSYFVGEDDVEHNVRAAEVCPAKKGDGCIHVIDRRTDEEIAPDPHGDGTLSVDW from the coding sequence ATGAGCGACGAGATCCAGCAGCCAAGTGACGTCGGCTCGGACGACGCGCCGCCCGTCGCAGAAAAGCCCTACAAGATCATCTTCGAGGCGAACAAGTGCTTCGGCGCGGGCAAGTGTGCTGAAGTCTCAGACAACTGGACGATGAGTATCGACAGCGGCCTCGCAAAGCCGACGTCGTACTTCGTCGGCGAGGACGACGTAGAACACAACGTCCGCGCTGCAGAGGTCTGCCCGGCGAAGAAAGGCGACGGCTGCATCCACGTGATCGACCGACGAACCGACGAGGAGATCGCCCCTGATCCCCACGGCGACGGCACTCTGAGCGTCGACTGGTAG